The genomic interval TGGCAGCTCCCGTCGTGTGTTTGTTCCTTCCCTTTTCCCGACTGTATGTATTCGTACCTTCTTACCCGGTGTAAGGCAGGTACCGGTATCCGTACGAATAAGGAGGTACCTTCCTGCCACGTCTGGGAGAACAGAATGCTTATTCCACGGCACACTTCAGGCACAGGGATCGCCAACCCAGCTCCTAACACGCACAACCCTCCCGTTCCACGGTTCCACGGTGAAGCGAAGCGTCACGCACGAGTCCGCGATGTGGTTGCTGGCTGGCAGAAAtcaaaggaaaagaaaaccGAGCCCGACTTTTGGAGAGTGTGCGCTCCCGAGTCCGCTGCAACGGCCCCCTGTTCCCTGTCAAGCTCTTCTCGCTAGGACCTTCAGTTGGGGGCGCTAACCCCTAAAACGGGCAAGGCAGACTGCCACCGACCAGCACCTGGGACTGACTGAGAGGGTGCATGCCACTGCCAGCGTGGCTCATAGGGCCATCACCACACACAGAAAGTGTCCAGTCAGTACGTGTATTGTGAGCGAGGTGGCCCCATCCAAAGCTTCTAATTCTTCCGTCCTCTTCGTCCACCACTCCAAACCCTCGCCAGGGGGACACCACCCCCTTTCCCCGGACAGCCAACCAAATAATACCAACCCAGTCAGCAGGTTTCTCGAACCACGTCTTTCCATCATATCTTGCTATCATTATGCATCATTTCCCATCCGCCCAGCATGGGGGCTGCCTGTCAACAACTTGCTAACTTTTGACTTTTTGCCAGTTGGTGACCGGATACTTGTCTACAACATATCTCTGGGAGTCGCATCAAACAAAGCCATGCCACCCGTCCCTAACGCTCTGTCCGTTCGTCTGGTGAAAAAGGCCGATATTGATATCAGACGAACGTAATAATGCCAATCCCGGGACGCCATCTGCGCATCCGCGGTCGTAGTCGCGTTCGCCCCTATGGTCCGCCGACGGAAGCTTCGGGATCGCAGGCCCCATCAACATCCGGCGCTATGAATTGCGAATCATTAAATTTCACGGACGCAGGCGCGCCGCCCACTCCCACTGGCGCGTCCCCATGAAACCGGCCCAGTCACCATTGATGCATTCCACGCTTTGCCCTGTTCCGAGAGATTGGGTCCTCACGTACATGAGCAAGCAAGATAACTTACAGAGTGCCATCTGTATCCTGAAGCAGTACACTCCTCTGCACAATCAGAGGACTAGAAATGTTAGACCATATGCCGCCATCTCCAGTGTCTCGCACCATCAGATTGGCGTTGCCCTGCTCGCGCGTCGCGGGGGTTCAGATCCGTGGAGAAGACAGGCTCCCTAAAGTGCTTGCAGCTCGCTTTCGCCGTCGGCCCTGTCTTTCCGTGTCCACACCTTGGCCAGCTCCAGATTCTTGTCGGACATTTCCTTCGGTACGAGAGCTTGGTACGAGAGCTTATCCACGACATTTTTCGTCTACCTTCAGTTGATGCCATTCTGGTCACCCAGCAGTGAAGGCAAACCTAGTCGCTCACTCCATGAACCGAGACAGAGAAACAAGGAACATCACAAGCAAGGTAGGCACCAGACGCCATTAGCAAGCATCGACCCGGGAGCGTTTTGGACTTAAGGCCATCCGCTGAGAAGCATTTTATTCACGATGCAACCATTGGCAAGAGGAGGCAGTGCTCGTCTCCGCAGATACGGCACTCACAGGAATAGACCTTGGCGTTACCTTACCGGCCGTCTCCACCGCCCCCGGTTCTGCCTTGCCGGTCTCCTCGGCCGGCCTTTAGGCTAGCGGCGACGAGGTTCTGGTCCGAGTAAGGTATGCCGGCATTAATCGTCTGTCCGGCTCCGAAAACTGGTTTGTCGCTTGCGGAGAGATGCCAAGCAACTGCAGTCTACTGCAAGAAGTCTGTATCAGGTCGCATTGCACCAAAGTCCGAATCCTGTGATCTCTGAACTTATAACTCGGTAATTCGCGAGCCAGAGATTTGGACTTTACTGGTTTCCCTCTCTCTAAGTGTGGCAGAGTGGGAGAGAAGAACGATGCTTGGCCGAATCTAGCTTCCTTAATCACGAGACCCTCTCAGCAGGTATCACCTCAGAGGTCATGGGATAACATATAGATCTAGCAGGCCCGCCCTCGCTCCGGATGTTTCCCGCCATTTTCTTCTATTCTAAGTTGTCTCCAAGGAAATCACAGGCTACCTCCCAAGCTCATCTCTTTTGACCAGCGTCAAAGTACGGCATCCAGGCTGGCTCCAAATCTTATGTTGAGCTTCGTCTACACAAGGTACCTTGAACGCACAGGCAAAGTTACTAGGTTAGGGTAAAAGCCCGAGGGAACAGGAAAGTTGCTACCTTAAGTCCAGCAATATCGAGCTTCCCTTTTTCCTTTCTCTAGAGGGAATCTGACTTCCCATTTGAAGCAATGCCTTTGTTAAAACTCGTCAATGGGCATCACCTCCGGGGGTGCCTAGGCCCTCTAGAAGATAAGGCACAGGCTGAAGCTTACCTAAGGTGCCTGGGTTGTAGTGAATCAGCTTGATCGGAGTCCTTCAGGCTACCTCGGAATTTGCCTGGAGCCAACGAGGAGGataggtacctaggtagcaGCACAATCTGCAACAAGGAATAATATGGTATAACTTCTGAACTCTTGCTGCTGATGCCATTTTTGAGTCTTTGCAAGCAGCAATGAGAATCCCTCGTACATCATGCCAGGGAGAAAGAGTGAAGGGATAATATCTGTTCAAGCTTACAACATCTCTTTGGCTAGGATTACATAAGGGGGCCATCTGTGCCTCCGTCCTTGCTCTTGCGCACAAAAGTGAGTTGCATTCGGCGAAGAGTCACCGAGACTGTTTTCAGCAAGGTAATGGAATTCAACACCGCCAGGAAGCTTCTGCCTCAGGCTCTTCTTGCGTGACACTTTCTTTTCTCTTGCTGTCTTTCAGGTTGGACGAGAGGGGATTGTTCATTTCCAAGTCATGTCCATTGATGTGCTGTGCCTTTGCGGGTCCACCGACTCCATTGAGGCCTTCTGAAAGGCACCAAAGGGTAGGTACCTCGAGCCATATAGAGTTCTCCAGGCAACAGATGTAGAGACCCAGGAGTACAAACAGGTCCCGCCGCCTTGAACCAATGAAAGCACCTGCCGCCCTCACCTCTGCCTGCTGCTCCCTCAACTTCTATGGGTAGCGACGCTCTCTGCCTTCCCACTTCTCCACAACCAACAGCCTGGCCGCCCCGACCCTCAAAACCGTCCAACCTAACGTCTGACGCAACAAAAGCCATCTCCGATCACTTATTCACTACTTCGTTTGTTCGCCTCTCTCCAATCAAACAACTGTCGCCGGTCGCATACAAAATCTTCACCTTCTCATTCTATCTCCGAATCATAAACGTAAGGCCTATATAGTCCCGGCTCCCGCTGCTTCCTTCCCCGCCGGTCGACTTCTAGTTTCCCCCACCATCCTCCAGAAACAACTTCAATACTTCGATCAATCATCACCAGTCAACCATCGCCGTCTACCAACTCCAAGCTGACCGCTCCAAGATATTCTACATCGCAGTTACCCAAATTACTAGACAAAATGGCCGCCGAGAAGAAAGACGCCAAGATCTGGGTTCAGTCCAACGATAACATCACGATCCCCGTTGGTACGTCAGACCCCTCCTTCCGCCCGCGAGCTCGGTCTTGACCAGACCCTTGCTAACGCATCTTGTCTAGATCGCGTTGTCGCTGAGCGCTCCATGCTCATCAAGAACATGCTCGAGGATGTTGGTGATGATGCCATCAGCCAGGAGAACCCCATTCCCATTCCTAACGTATGTGTCGCCGCCTCTCGCCTCTCGACCGAATGATCGACAAGCGCTGACATTTCCTCCCAGGTCAACGAGGCGGTCCTTCGCAAGGTCATCGAGTGGTGTGACCACCACCGCGCCGATCCCGTTCAGACCGCCGATGACGAGAACGATGCTCGCAAGAAGACCACCGAGATCGAGGAGTGGGACCAGAAGTTCATGCAGGTCGACCAGGAGATGCTCTTCGAGATCATCCTCGTATGTTACCCGTTACTGTCACATGTTCTTGcattaagctaatattacgacAGGCTTCCAACTACCTGGATATCAAGCCTCTCCTCGACGTCGGCTGCAAGACCGTTGCCAACATGATCAAGGGCAAGTCGCCCGAGGAGATCCGCAAGACCTTCAACATTACCAACGACTTCACCCCcgaagaggaggagcagATCCGCCGCGAGAATGAGTGGGCCGAGGACCGTTAAATATCACGACAAATGGATTGGTGGAAAAGAGCCGGAGTCTGGGTTAAACTACTCTTCGGACATTTCTCTGCGCACCTAATGTGTGATGCATCGTACTCCGGCGTTTTGACGATCGCTCATTGATTCGTTTTTCGGTTACCCTGGAAAGTTTGCGGGTTGCTCCACAGGTCAGGAATTCACGTCCCGTATGGAACGGGACGCTTGGTTGATGAAAGGCGCTTAACACAAGGTCATCCATCCCATGCGCAGCAGTTATGCGTGCGTCCCAGTTGATTTTGCTACAAATTCATAGCAAGGCAAAGAAGTTTGATTTCGCGTCTAAAGTATTGACTTGGTGGTCGGTGATATTGTTGCGTTTGTCCATAAGATCCTTTGGAGGTTGCGACCAAATCAGATATCGAGGTCGGCTGCCTGTATGTGCCCTGGGCGGAGGTGACTTTACTTACTTTCGAATATGACACAGCAAGGCTGACGACCAAACCTCACTTGGCTCGCCATACCATCGACAAGGGCTCGTGATTCGTCAACAGTGAGTCATTGGAAACTGGGAAGTCAGATGGCCGTGAATAACTCGGGAACCAACGTGACTATGGTGTGCTAGGGTAGACCTGCTCGAGCTTGAGATGCTGCCAGTGGCTTCTCAAAACCAGGGAAGGCATCGCGATGCCCTGATTGGAGACCACAAATGGAGGCTCGGAATCAGTACCTGCCGGTGAGGGCGAGGAGGTACTCCTCGATATGCATCGCGGTCCTTCGAGGTGTCGCATCACAACATGTACTGAGCGAACGAGAATGGTGAATCGTGGGGGCCTCATCTCTTCAGAGGCAAATTTTGCATTTCCTTTCCCTATGACCGTAACATGCAATACGTAGAGTCTAGCCGAACCGGGCATCCATTTTGTTTCCCCTCCATTCCTGTTTGTCAAAAAAGACTTCCCCCACGAATTCAGGACTCGAGCCAGTGGGTATTTGAGTCCATCAGAGTTGAAACCCTCCCCATTTCATGTGAAAGGTTTGCTTCCCCCAAGTCGAGCGCGGCGTCGTCGTTCGGTCGGCGGTATCCATGGTTTTGATATGGAAGTCCCGCAGGATAGGGTAAGGGATTTTCTTGAAGAGAGAAGGAGGCGAGGCGTTTAGATGCCGAGGCGGGTCTTGCGCCAGTGACGACGCTTCGCGTTGTAGCTGTGATGGAGATGTTAGTTTTGTGATGTTTGGTGGAGTGGGTTTTCTGCCATGTGAAAGACTCCCTTCGCGTTTTGATCCGTTTCGAGATCGAGACAAAAAAGAGGAGAGGCTTCCTGGGAGAAACAGAGGGAGGGTGTATCGTACCGAATAGTGTTACCGGTGCGAAGGCGAATCCATTGGGGAATGGGGCGGTTCTGCTTCTGCGCCTTGGCGAGCTTCTGCTTCGTGCGGAAAGACTTGTGGCTCTGTATCGCGGGGGATCTTGTCAGCATTCTGCTTGTTTTATTGGATTTCCTCGTCTTCCTCTCGTTCGCCTTCCTCGATTGTGTTGATGATGTTTGCCCCTCACTCCTCCATCGTGAACTCCGTCCACAGGTGACGCATTTTGTCGTATCGCGTGGACGCAATATGTCGGTAAATTCGGTCGAGGGGAAACATCACCATCGCGTCGAAGAGGGCCGTTTGAACGAGAGGACGAGCGAAAGGGCGTAAGCTATCAACGTACCGGCATTTTGACGGCTTGTTGGCTGATCAAACTGGTGCGAGTCCTTTGGGGTGGCAGTTGTTCTCCAGATGGGATGGGTTGAATCGATCTCACCACTAGAAATGAGAAATTCTTGTGCACAAGGCGCACTAGGTTAGCGAGCCCGCAGTCGCCTTGATTGGTGGACAGGGCACAAGGTGGAGTCGGTCACGCTTTCGGAGCCTGGTGGGGGGAGAGGGGAGGCATGAGAAGGTCACTCGCCTCTTGAGGCTCAGCTGTGTGGCTCGCTCCTGCTTGGTTTTTTCCTTCTCTTTTCGGTCAGGTGCTGATTAGATAAGACAATGGACTCTAGTGCCTCAGGCATCAGAGTTCAGAGTCTGCTTATGTGATAATCCCTGACATACCGATAGGCTCGAGCGGCCGACGATCCCAGCATTGGCAGCCCGCGGACCCGTTTGGACGCCCAGGTTTCCCATCCATGCATGTCTTAAAAAACTGTCAATTAGGGGGGACCCGTTCCGCTACCTTACCTTTACTGGTACGCCTTAGGGGGGGGGAAGTCAAGCCATCCGAGATTCTTTTGCAACGGCCCTTTGTCTGCTACTCGTAAAGACAAGAAAGACAGCTCGACGAAACGAAGCCCACGACGAATTAAGCCAAACTCTTGGAAACAGTGAAGAAGGGGAGAGGCTAGATACTTCTTCTTATTTTTTGCCCCTGAACGCCACGGAACATTTGTCGCCCTTTTCTCTCACACCCCTTTCGTGCTCTCCTATTCTTCACCAACGGGTAAAGGCCCTGCGTTTGTACATAATTCCAGCAAAGCGGGCGGAGCTTTTCTTTGGTCAGCTTTCGTCATTCTACtttcgctgctgctgctgctcgccCCTTGGGAAACAAGCCACCTTTTGCTACCACCACCagccttaccttacctaccttaaACCTCCGCGACCATCCTGTCCCGAGGCCAACCGCATATATTGTGACAGAACACAAGTCGCAACTCAACCCCCGAACCCGCACACGGCCTTTTGCATCCCTACGAAAGCTCCGAGTCTACACCACGACCACACCTCATCCCACACCGAGTTCCTGTCGAGAATCAACAAACCCATCTTTCAAAATGGGCGCAAGCATGTCATGGCTGTCGGGCCTCGTGTGGTCGAAGAAGGAGATTCGCATCCTGATCTTGGGACTGGTACGCATATCCTCCCGCTCAGCTTTCCGCCCGTGATGCGTCCGAAACGTGGAGACGCAAGGCTGACAAACCACCGTGTTCTACAGGATAACGCTGGCAAGACGACACTTTTGTACAGACTGAAGGTGAGTTCTGCGGCAGACTTCCCTCTCCGCCGTCACTTAAGGTGTGCATCTCGTAAAGTACCTTGGACTAACCTTCTTCTGAACTTTCCAGATCGGTGAGGTTGTCACCACGATCCCGACGATAGGATTCAACGTCGAGTCCGTCACATACAAAAACCTCAATTTCAACGTTTGGGTATGCCGCCATTCTCCGATGCACCCTTCTCTGCAACACCACACGCAAGCGAGAGAGACAgaagaagagagagaaagagactgACAGCAGCCATGCGCGACCACGACTATAGGATCTAGGTGGTCAAACCAGCATTCGTCCCTACTGGCGGTGTTACTACGCCAACACGGCGGCCGTCATCTTCGTCGTCGACTCGACCGATATCGAGCGTCTGCAGACCGCGGCCGAGGAGCTGGGCGCCATGCTCAACGAGGAGGAGCTCAAGGACGCTTCGCTCCTCGTCTTTGCCAACAAGCAGGACCAGCCCGGCGCCAAGGGCGCGGGCGAGATTTCGGAGGCGCTGCGCCTGGGCGAGCTGCGCGATCGGAACTGGAGCATCATGGCCTGCTCCGCGGTCGACGGCAGCGGTGTCACGGAGGGCATGGACTGGCTTGTCGTACGTGCATACCCTACCAGATCTACTCCCTGAGATCCATTTGGGGAGAAACTTGGAGTTGGGACACGAATGCTGACCTCTTCTACTAGCAAACCGTCAACCAGGAGTCATAAATACGGAGCCTATGGCTTCGCTGACCCTTATACGATCAACCTCTCAAAAACAAccacttatatataacgcccctcacgatttataatacggcCCATCAGTTGGGTAGAGCTGCGCATCGATGTGTGTTTGTCGACGTCTTTTTTGTTTTGGTGAGAGAGAGGGCATTCGCAAGATCCCCCGTCAACCCTCGGCGTACTGCGGGACCGGCGTTTCAGCATTGGGTAGTGCCGGGCTGTAGACTGAACACTGGAAACAGTTAGTCTGCGGTTTTTGCTGCCGCGCGCATCTACGAATATCTGGACAACGGGGTCTTTTCGAAATGCGGATGAGTGAGCGCGCGTGTTGCGCATACAACGTTTTATGAGGCGACCAGAGGGCCCAAATGGGAGGGGCgggggagagagagacacaCACAGAAGACAGAGGAAGAGATGAAAGAGAAAGGAAACTCGAGTTGATTCGTCCATTTTATCAGTTTACACGCTTCTAATGCCAGCACGGGGACGTCGTACCGCGTCCCTGGTTTCTGTTCTGACACCTCCTTTGGTCGCCCGTGTGATGGCTAACCCCTTTCTCAGAGTTCTCGCATAAGGAAGGTGGCGGGATTTGGACAGAAACGGGCTCTTGAGTGAGCCTTTAATCATTCTGACATAGTTTTCGAACTTTTCCAGGACGATGGGAAGCCACAGCTCTCATAAAGCACGAAAAGTACACAACGGCCAGTTTGATTGGAAGCTAACCTGGATCTAGAAACTCTGCACATTCAGACCAGCATCATCACAAAACCGACCGCGACACCGATCGACGTGAGAACCGCCCACGACTGACCCATCGCCGCCGGCCCGGATCCCCTAGCGGCACCCGGGACGGAAGTGGCCGAGGTCAGCTCGGTGGGACACGCCGACACTGTCGTTGTTACCTTTTCCCGTTGCTGCCTCTGTACGATGGGCGGGATCTGGAAGACGCACGTCGGAAGCCGGGTGccggtcgtcgtcgtcgtcgccgctGCCGTCAGACTCGGTCTCGTCACGCTCTCTGTGGCCGTAGCGAGGGAGTCGTCGCTTGTTGTAGGggcagaggaggaggaagaggaagaggaagaggctcGTTTCGGTGGGTGGAAGCAGCCGGCGGCTTCTCTTTTGCCGCACGTATCGCCCTTTTGGCACCACCAGGTCTTGGAGGAGCCGTGGCAGCAGACGCCGTCGGGCGGCATGCAGCCTTCCCAGCAGGGGATCGTGGACCCGGGGCAGACTGTGCCGTCGTCGATGGGTGGTTGGGATGGAGAAGGGGTGGGTGTTGACTGGGAGGTTGCTGCTGCGGTGAaggcgaggaagaggaagaggagggatGTAGAGCTTGGGAGGAGCATTTTGGTGAAGTTGTCTGGCGCGTTCTTGGGAGTATCAGGAGGATCTTCGGATGGTGTGAAAGTTTGGGTGATCGAGATGCGTTCTTATGAGCTTCTCACCGACGGCAAGATTGGCGAGACTTCCTCTTTATACGGTCTCGAAGGCGGCACGCTGTATACCAAGTAGTGAATCACATCACCCGAGTTGGCTGGCAGGTGATGATTCACAACTTACGCCTTGTCACTCAACCCCCTCATGACGGTGGTTCCCCATCACGAGAGACAACTCGTGTTTGCTTTCCTGAGCTGCGCATGCCTCCCTTACCTCATATCTCTTGCCTCATGGCGGACATATTTAGATCTTTGGGTGCGGGTGTGACGCAGTTGGAGAGTTTGCCTCGCTTGCCGTGCTCCCGGCTCAGTTCCCCGGTTCAAGCTGGCCATGTCGTCCAAGGTCCTGCGTGTAGACTGTTGACGAGGCATCACAGCTTGGGACACAGCTTTGATGGCTTTGGTTTCGGGTGCATTTCTTCCACATGACAAAGAGAAAACTCCGGTCTCGACGGTGGATTTTGTCGAAATTGCTACAACATCAGGGCCTCCTCCTGTTCTGAAGGAACGTTAAGATGTTTGTTCAGGCTCTCAATCGCTTGACCGTGTTTAAACGAGTGTTCATCAAAAGATGGTCAGATGCGATTTGTTAAAGACTATATGTGTAATCTAGCCAAGATTGAGCGAGGCCTTTTCCAGGATGATGGAGTTCGGTTGGTTTATTCGCGTTCTcattaattattactatacttgcCCATAGGGTTGGCTTTTCTGAGCAGAGTCCCCCAATGAGGCGGTGACTATTCCTTGGCCTTTTCACACAGAGCCGTTTTCTGACGGTTATCGTTCATGGCGAGATCGATATAGGGAACAGAATTGTCGGGCGAGAACGCGTAAAGAGGCTTCGACGTAGATCATTTACAGTACTCATTAGGTAACTAGCCGTAGCTTCTGGTGACATTGAACGACGTGATACTGGGGTTTGACATACGAATATGTCACTTGTGAGCTAAATTAAGCACTAGCCAATGATATGATGTTTGTCGCTCATTTTGCGGTCCTTTTGCACCCTGACACCGCATCGAGTGCGCTCGGAACGGCTTCGGAACACGTTCCGCAGTGACAACATTCTCTCTCGAGTCTTGCTCGAGAAGAACTACGTTTTGCTCGAGAGGAACTGCGTTTTGCTTGTCTCCGTGTTACGGAGTACTCTAGAGTGAATTGAAGAAAACCTCGAGACCTTTTCTCGCGTGAGTGGAGCACATCCCGGAACGTGCCTCCTCCCGAGTCCTTATTATCGGCTCATTCCGATAGCGCCATACTCCTGTTCGCTACCATTCACGCAATGCGACGTTTCCCATTCATCAATTTGTGGCCAAAAAGTGACTGGATTAGTGCAAGCCTGTTACACAGATGGTAAACATCCTTTCCCAGTGCTCAAATGCGGAAAGCCAGGCGCCTCCGGGCTATCGCCGAGATGCGAGGTCTGGCATCTCGGCGTTCTCGGCGCTTGAGAAATGCAGAATCACGGCGGCGGCCCCCGGAAACGCTACCGACGGCAAACGGTTCACCACCCGAGCCAACGTGCCAGCCTGCCACTGCCGCCAGGAACGCGCGCTGAAGCCATGTGACAGCGCGAGACACCAGATTGACCCGGGCTTCGGCCATGGATGCCGTTGGTGAGGCGCAGAACCACTGTACCACAGCCTCTGTAGATCTGGTAACGCGACTTTCCCGTGGCATATGTACATACCTACAACAGTCCTCGATCCTGCGATCTCGGCGACAACCCCAACTCTTGTGTTCGCTCCACTTGGAGGAGACCAGGGGAATGCCACCGCGAATGGGCTTCCGCCGGCATGGACTGCCTTTCTGGCCCCGACCAATGATGTCATTTCAGTTCAGCCGTGTTTCCTGAATTGGGAAATTTTCCATTCTCCCGATTTGGGCAACACACACGAGGTGAGTAGAGAGCGGGTCTGGGACCGGTGAAGCGGCGTCACTGAGCCGTGTTGTGGTGTAGTGGCTGATGCTCAACTTTCGAACCCCGAGGCCGGGCTCTGAGAGTTCTCAGTTTGGTGCTAGACGTTCATCCAAATCCCGACGGGTACCGGACACCCTTCGGATTCCGGCAGGCTTGCTCAGAGATGAAGTCCAGCTACGGGTACTTGGGAGTGAAGAGCATGGCAGACCTGTCTGAATAAGTAGGAAATAGCATGAACGAGCTTCCGAGGGGCGCAACCCTCGGTGTTATCTCAAAGCGATCAAAGGCTAGCCTAGCCGTTGAAGTGCATGTAAGTGGCCTGATGGACGCCGTCTTCACCCAGCATATCCCATGCCGGGCCCCATCCTTTTTGCTTGTCAGCGAGTTTTCTCCGCATCGCAGAAAGGCTGGAATCTGAGATATCCCCCCTCGATGCCGACATTGACGGAATCTAAAGAGTCCCCCGCAACATCTGGGGAGGTAGAGCAAGAGACTGGGTCATGACTGATGTATCCCGGCAAAAGAGACCAGCTGGGCAGTGGTGGTGGAACCCCCGCCGTTGTCGGAGGGGCCAGGAGAGACAATGGACCAATCTGAGCGGCGGAAAACACGAGTTGAACCTGAGAAAGTTGGCGGTGGTCAGTGTCGGAATGTCGAGTCCACGATAACGCTATTGAAGGTTGAAGGTGTCCAACAACGTTGCGCTACCCAAGTAGTTGTTACAAAAGAGCCTCAAACTAAGGGTCCAGAATTGGAGTTGCCTCTAGAGCAACACTAGAAACAGCAGGTCTACCACTCAAAAAGCAGCAGCAAGATTGATCGTTTTGGACCTTTGCACCACCTCAGCAACGAGAGGTGGAGAAAACAAGGGGTAACTGAAGGACGCTAGGAAACCTCAAAATGGAGCTTCTCTGTGGACCTCGGCCAACCCAAGCTTGCATTCGTCTGCCTTCCAATTGGCCGTATGTCCCACCAAAGCTTCAGAAATCATCGAGGAAAGCCACCCTTGCCCGGGCGACTTACGTCGTGTCCTGGGGTTTCTGCTTCGTAACTTGAACGCCCTGAGTGGGAGGACAGAGCTCATGGGGCTCCAGAAGCCGAGGAAACTGGGGCAAGcaggaggaagagggagaggaagagagagagagagaaggagaGGGAGGGGCCGAGGTGTAAGGAGGGTCCCCTCCCACTTATGTTATCGTCCTATTTCTTTTCTCTCTGCCATGGAGCTTTAGATTATTTATGTTTTCGTCTTCCCTCCATTGGATCGCCCCCCCGGAGACCCTCTTTGATCTGTTCTTTTCTTGATCAGATTTATCATCTGCCGCTGCCGTTTGTTGGTGTCCGACATTAGCAAGCATCCCGCGCCATTTCCCCCGAAGCGCAAAACATATCTCCCATCTCCGAATCGACAAGAAGCGAGAAACCGCTGACAAGATGGGTTCCGAGGACGAGAAGCCTTCTACCTACCGGTATAACGAGAAGCCGACTTACACCACCTCCAATGGCGCCCCCGTCGAGAACCCCCAGGCGTGGCAGCGCATCGGTCCCCAGGGCCCTCTGCTGCTCCAGGACTTCCACCTGATTGACCTGCTGGCCCACTTTGATCGCGAGCGCATTCCCGAGCGTGTCGTCCACGCCAAGGGCGCCGGTGCTTACGGCGAGGTTCGTGAGACGGTTCTTTTTGGCTGTGTTATGTCGGAACGGGCGTGAAGCTTGGTGAATTTTGAGAGAAATATGCTGACCAGCGTTCGCGCGCGCGGCTTTAC from Colletotrichum lupini chromosome 2, complete sequence carries:
- a CDS encoding Skp1 family protein — translated: MCCAFAGPPTPLRPSERHQRLPKLLDKMAAEKKDAKIWVQSNDNITIPVDRVVAERSMLIKNMLEDVGDDAISQENPIPIPNVNEAVLRKVIEWCDHHRADPVQTADDENDARKKTTEIEEWDQKFMQVDQEMLFEIILASNYLDIKPLLDVGCKTVANMIKGKSPEEIRKTFNITNDFTPEEEEQIRRENEWAEDR
- a CDS encoding ribosomal L39 protein yields the protein MRHLWTEFTMEESPAIQSHKSFRTKQKLAKAQKQNRPIPQWIRLRTGNTIRYDTPSLCFSQEASPLFCLDLETDQNAKGLQREASSLAQDPPRHLNASPPSLFKKIPYPILRDFHIKTMDTADRTTTPRSTWGKQTFHMKWGGFQL
- a CDS encoding ADP-ribosylation factor-like protein 1; translation: MGASMSWLSGLVWSKKEIRILILGLDNAGKTTLLYRLKIGEVVTTIPTIGFNVESVTYKNLNFNVWDLGGQTSIRPYWRCYYANTAAVIFVVDSTDIERLQTAAEELGAMLNEEELKDASLLVFANKQDQPGAKGAGEISEALRLGELRDRNWSIMACSAVDGSGVTEGMDWLVQTVNQES